One region of Longimicrobiales bacterium genomic DNA includes:
- a CDS encoding cytochrome c oxidase subunit II — protein sequence MKIHTYEKAFLAVGLILLAACAAALVYATVVHGLHLPGVTGRVDPSNLAATQPFDRPGVYQRGPDAFEAVVIGRAWSFQPAELRVPAGAEITFTATSADVIHGFNVEGTRLNMMLIPGQISRNTYTFDEPGEHLLICHEYCGLGHHVMFGRVIVEPAGTSVPLVDGPAAAVPAHTVTH from the coding sequence ATGAAAATACATACCTACGAGAAGGCGTTCCTGGCGGTCGGTCTCATCCTCCTGGCCGCATGCGCGGCGGCCCTCGTGTATGCGACCGTCGTGCACGGCCTCCATCTGCCCGGTGTCACCGGTCGCGTCGATCCCTCCAACCTGGCCGCGACGCAGCCGTTCGACCGCCCGGGCGTCTACCAGCGGGGACCCGATGCCTTCGAGGCGGTCGTCATCGGACGCGCGTGGAGCTTTCAGCCCGCCGAGCTGCGCGTTCCGGCCGGCGCGGAGATCACGTTCACCGCGACGTCCGCCGACGTGATCCACGGATTCAACGTCGAAGGAACGCGGCTGAACATGATGCTCATACCAGGTCAGATCTCGAGAAACACCTACACGTTCGACGAGCCCGGCGAGCACCTGCTCATCTGCCACGAGTACTGCGGCCTCGGCCATCACGTGATGTTCGGCCGTGTCATCGTGGAACCGGCGGGCACGAGCGTCCCTCTGGTCGATGGTCCGGCCGCCGCCGTGCCGGCGCACACCGTAACTCACTGA